A genomic stretch from Salarias fasciatus chromosome 10, fSalaFa1.1, whole genome shotgun sequence includes:
- the rbm41 gene encoding RNA-binding protein 41 — MRRVSRPSCEDGPLLEEQETEGQRQLHSLLLQQLHTDVQIERCVAKKQCFAPAALYRPFGEQAAGVRSLLQFQALQDGEKELVRLRELGLTEPEIQLWLSRDEPDDARKSHGVRAAPGAREQRLQVIRDKMDARAELLARPQRFAASRPLSRREMEIEQALFQGSDRRGFLTALYHRDEESPESQQGAPPSDPMGHIYRDVLSREQPGRPAAAGSLPEDAASDQSQGSERDGSQSEDATDTPRPERGGAPTDASQPMGGAPIDASRPIGGAPIDASRPIGSLRPVGAAARAGPGGPLTVRGRVETLTDEEILQNRATEDEIRNVPRFRNYQPGEPSKVLCVKNLSAQASVAQLVALFSRFQQQGGAPVLYRLLTGRMKGQAFVTLPDAQTAHDALRLVHGYRLLGKPLVVEFGRERHEVEKRKETEVQEETQ; from the exons ATGCGGAG AGTGAGCCGGCCCTCCTGTGAGGATGGtccgctgctggaggagcaggagacggAGGGCCAGCGGCAGCTgcacagcctgctgctgcagcagctgcacaccGACGTCCAGATCGAGCG ATGTGTCGCCAAGAAGCAGTGCTTCGCCCCGGCGGCGCTCTACAGGCCGTTCGGAGAGCAGGCGGCGGGAGTCAGGAGCCTCTTGCAGTTCCAGGCTCTGCAGGACGGCGAGAAGGAGCTGGTCCGGCTGAGGGAGCTGGGCCTCACCGAGCCGGAGATCCAGCTGTGGCTGAGCCGAGACGAGCCGGACGACGCACGCAAG AGTCACGGCGTCCGCGCAGCTCCCGGCGCCAGGGAGCAGCGTCTGCAGGTGATCAGGGACAAGATGGACGCCAGGGCGGAGCTCCTGGCCCGGCCGCAGCGCTTCGCCGCCAGCCGCCCGCTGTCCCGCCGCGAGATGGAGATCGAGCAGGCGCTGTTCCAGGGCAGCGACCGCCGCGGCTTCCTCACGGCGCTCTACCATCGAG ATGAAGAAAGCCCTgagagccagcagggggcgccaccCTCTGACCCCATGGGCCACATCTACAGAGACGTCCTCAGCAGGGAGCAGCCGGgacgaccagcagcagcagggagcctGCCAGAGGACGCCGCATCCGACCAATCACAGGGCTCAGAGAGGgacggcagccaatcagaggacgcGACGGACACGCCCCGGCCGGAGCGGGGCGGAGCTCCAACAGACGCCAGCCAGCCGATGGGCGGAGCACCGATAGACGCCAGCCGGCCGATCGGCGGAGCCCCGATAGACGCCAGCCGGCCGATCGGCAGCCTGCGCCCGGTGGGAGCGGCGGCGAGGGCGGGGCCTGGCGGGCCGCTCACGGTCCGGGGTCGCGTCGAGACTCTCACAGACGAGGAAATCCTGCAGAACCGGGCGACGGAGGACGAGATCCGGAACGTCCCGCGCTTCAGGAACTACCAGCCAGGAGAACCCTCCAAG GTGCTCTGTGTGAAGAACCTGAGTGCGCAGGCGTCCGTGGCCCAGCtggtggcgctgttctcccggttccagcagcagggcggcgcccCGGTGCTGTACCGCCTGCTGACCGGCAGGATGAAGGGTCAGGCCTTCGTCACGCTGCCAG acGCCCAGACGGCCCACGATGCTTTGCGGCTGGTCCACGGGTACCGGTTGCTGGGGAAGCCGCTGGTGGTGGAGTTTGGCCGCGAACGGCATGAAGTGGAGAAACGGAAGGAGacggaggtccaggaggagacGCAGTGA
- the cldn2 gene encoding claudin-2, which produces MASAALELMGFFLGLLGMLGTLVATVLPYWQISAHIGSNIVTAVANMRGLWMECVYQSTGAFQCETYNSMLALPPDLQASRALMVISLVLSILAVAMAALGMQCTLCLDGTGTVKSRVAGTSGGLFLAAGFLALIPVAWTTHEVVQTFYRQNVPSSLKFELGECLYVGLASALVTMLGGGLLCVSCCEAQDGGRGRRPGGGYPYPVGGGVSGTAPRTTSQTYRNPTLQAGAGRGPTLLRSTSGSSGSSTHAAAPAKKPTAAGYDITGYV; this is translated from the coding sequence ATGGCGTCGGCGGCCCTGGAGCTGATGGGCTTCTTCCTGGGCCtgctcggcatgctgggtaccCTGGTGGCCACGGTGCTGCCGTACTGGCAGATCTCGGCGCACATCGGCTCCAACATCGTGACGGCGGTGGCCAACATGCGCGGCCTGTGGATGGAGTGCGTGTACCAGAGCACGGGCGCCTTCCAGTGCGAGACCTACAACTCCATGCTGGCGCTGCCGCCCGACCTGCAGGCGTCCCGCGCCCTCATGGTCATCTCGCTGGTGCTGTCCATCCTGGCCGTGGCCATGGCGGCGCTGGGGATGCAGTGCACGCTGTGCCTGGACGGCACGGGGACGGTGAAGAGCCGCGTGGCGGGGACGAGCGGCGGGCTGTTCCTCGCCGCGGGCTTCCTGGCCCTCATCCCGGTGGCGTGGACCACGCACGAGGTGGTGCAGACCTTCTACCGGCAAAACGTGCCGTCCAGCCTCAAGTTCGAGCTGGGGGAGTGTCTGTACGTGGGCCTGGCCTCGGCGCTGGTCACCATGCTGGGGGGGGGCCTGCTGTGCGTGTCCTGCTGCGAGGCGCAGGATGGCGGCCGCggccggcggcccggcggcggaTACCCGTATCCCGTGGGCGGCGGCGTGTCCGGGACGGCGCCGCGCACCACCTCACAGACGTACCGTAACCCCACCTTGCAGGCGGGCGCCGGCAGGGGGCCCACGCTGCTCCGCAGCACCAGCGGCAGCTCGGGGTCCAGCACCCACGCCGCTGCGCCGGCGAAGAAGCCCACCGCCGCCGGATACGACATTACAGGATACGTCtga